One window from the genome of Rhodococcus sp. ABRD24 encodes:
- a CDS encoding substrate-binding domain-containing protein translates to MAGRHSAPRAKSASKSPAAMYGAMALAALVVVGAGGYYAVDRFVSSGCDSVTEYVVAADPSIAPALTEVTSAASAEDLGCRSYRIEAASGMESLGSPGQQAGPDLWVPDSSQWVAKASSGTGTLFDVAAQSIASTPVVIAAREGDMPFFATWLTALQLSGLRIGDPLTSSVSGAPIVGALSEAAAGTIAADAVPGALVPLAQAQAANMHQTDPSARLAAVASDGGIAIATEQQVVGQNEGDSAARLETTAPNSGAVFLDYPVVATATGAEHDDAREAGVALAEVMGSESGRNILAQRGFRGPDKDPLDAGRGVGDITVLTVSDPAETARVLKRYAVLALPSRALVVEDVSGSMAEQAGPETRIALTVQASETGARLFPGNAQLGLWAFSIGLGGNGQDYRELAPIRRLDETVDGVSHRQRLTDAVRTLPTVVKGGTGLYDTTLAAFRKVKDGYDPAAINSVILLTDGANEDPSTISLDELLATLKREQDPARPVIIVTIGITEDADAAVLQKISAATGGTSHIARTPAEISGVFVDAMRSRAAG, encoded by the coding sequence ATGGCTGGTCGTCACAGTGCACCGCGCGCGAAATCCGCGTCCAAGTCTCCCGCCGCCATGTACGGTGCGATGGCTCTCGCGGCGTTGGTCGTCGTGGGGGCGGGCGGCTACTACGCCGTCGACCGCTTCGTCAGCAGCGGCTGTGATTCGGTGACCGAGTACGTGGTGGCCGCGGACCCGTCGATCGCACCGGCGCTCACCGAGGTGACTTCTGCGGCGTCCGCCGAGGACCTCGGCTGCCGCAGCTACCGCATCGAGGCGGCGTCCGGCATGGAATCGCTCGGGTCACCCGGCCAGCAGGCGGGCCCCGACCTGTGGGTCCCGGATTCTTCGCAGTGGGTCGCGAAGGCGAGCAGCGGCACCGGCACACTGTTCGACGTGGCCGCCCAGTCGATCGCGTCGACCCCGGTGGTGATCGCGGCCCGTGAGGGCGATATGCCGTTCTTTGCGACGTGGCTCACCGCCCTGCAGCTGTCCGGTCTGCGGATCGGCGATCCGCTCACCAGCAGCGTGTCGGGTGCGCCCATCGTCGGTGCCCTGTCGGAGGCCGCCGCCGGCACCATCGCCGCCGACGCGGTGCCCGGCGCGCTGGTTCCTCTCGCTCAGGCGCAGGCCGCCAACATGCACCAGACCGACCCGTCCGCGCGGCTCGCGGCCGTCGCGTCCGACGGGGGGATCGCAATCGCCACGGAGCAGCAGGTGGTGGGGCAGAACGAGGGCGACTCGGCGGCGAGGTTGGAGACGACCGCCCCGAACTCGGGTGCTGTGTTCCTCGACTATCCGGTCGTGGCCACCGCGACGGGCGCCGAGCACGACGACGCACGCGAGGCCGGTGTCGCGCTGGCCGAGGTGATGGGATCCGAGTCTGGCCGGAATATACTGGCGCAGCGTGGATTCCGTGGTCCGGACAAGGATCCTCTCGACGCCGGGCGCGGGGTCGGTGACATCACGGTCCTGACCGTATCCGATCCCGCCGAGACGGCCCGGGTGTTGAAGCGTTATGCGGTGCTGGCACTTCCGTCGCGCGCACTGGTCGTGGAGGATGTCTCGGGTTCGATGGCCGAGCAGGCCGGCCCCGAGACGCGGATCGCGTTGACAGTCCAGGCCAGCGAGACCGGCGCCAGGCTGTTCCCGGGCAACGCCCAGTTGGGGCTCTGGGCGTTTTCGATCGGGCTCGGCGGCAACGGACAGGACTACAGGGAACTCGCGCCCATCCGGCGCCTGGACGAGACGGTCGACGGGGTCAGCCATCGCCAGCGGTTGACCGATGCCGTCCGGACCCTGCCGACGGTTGTCAAGGGCGGAACCGGCCTCTACGACACGACACTCGCCGCGTTCCGGAAGGTCAAGGATGGATACGACCCGGCCGCGATCAACAGCGTCATCCTGCTTACCGACGGGGCCAACGAGGATCCGTCCACCATCTCGCTCGACGAACTGCTCGCGACGCTCAAACGGGAGCAGGATCCCGCCCGTCCGGTCATCATCGTCACGATCGGCATCACCGAGGACGCTGATGCGGCTGTCCTGCAGAAGATCTCGGCCGCCACCGGCGGCACCAGCCACATCGCACGCACGCCCGCCGAGATTTCCGGCGTGTTCGTCGACGCGATGCGCAGTCGCGCTGCGGGCTGA
- a CDS encoding SRPBCC family protein, translated as MAKLRVSVDVPMSPEDAWSRASDLDEFEQWLSIHEGWRSELPAELGAGTTIVSVVSVKGLRNRVQWTLEQFDPPRSLVLKGDGKGGVKLGLVLSVEPVTVGASVALDIDLGGAPLFGPIGSGVARALRGDIEGSLQRFVTLYS; from the coding sequence ATGGCGAAGCTGAGGGTGTCTGTCGACGTGCCGATGAGTCCGGAGGACGCGTGGAGCAGGGCGTCGGATCTCGATGAGTTCGAGCAGTGGCTCAGCATCCACGAGGGATGGCGCAGTGAGCTTCCTGCCGAGCTCGGTGCGGGTACCACCATCGTTTCCGTCGTTTCGGTCAAGGGGCTGCGCAACCGTGTGCAGTGGACTCTCGAGCAGTTCGACCCGCCCCGCAGCCTGGTGCTCAAGGGTGACGGCAAGGGCGGGGTGAAGCTCGGTCTCGTGCTGAGCGTCGAGCCCGTGACGGTGGGAGCCAGCGTTGCGCTCGACATCGATCTGGGCGGCGCACCGCTGTTCGGTCCCATCGGGTCAGGAGTGGCGAGGGCACTGCGCGGTGACATCGAGGGATCGCTGCAGAGGTTTGTCACCCTGTACAGCTGA